A stretch of Cicer arietinum cultivar CDC Frontier isolate Library 1 chromosome 5, Cicar.CDCFrontier_v2.0, whole genome shotgun sequence DNA encodes these proteins:
- the LOC101503408 gene encoding uncharacterized protein, with translation MMRIPKKPFSFSLSNFSPQLVAPLLSSRLCFAFGISVRTSRPFANIASPGTNQLHSQYSMDENHDAGIHDPRSVDIPGNDSGKQPRIWSSSPEHGFKTDIGKQIFCNRSLNMKNIVAVGFDMDYTLAQYKPETFESLAYQGTIKKLVYDLGYPSELLNWSFNWKYMVRGLVLDKKRGNILKMDRHKYVKVAYHGFRELSKEDKVGTYGNTLVRDSFDEPDYALIDTLFSLAEAYLFAQLVDFKDCYPGKIREGVDYARMYKDVRAAVDLCHRDGTLKQMVAKDPGRYINEDSAIVPMLEMLRESGRATFLVTNSLWDYTNTVMNFLCRSRMVAGSNNFNWLQYFDVVITGSAKPGFFHEENRANLFEVVPETGMLLNTDNGSPMPQVGNISARLFTEAKSHACQVFQGGNVAHLHKLLSIESSSQVLYVGDHIYGDILRSKKVLGWRTMLVVPELEKEVKLLWESRDTRKELQFLRSERDRIEDEVHYLKWSLKFKNPDADAKQKLSSALYKLELERERMRLVHQEAQRKLHQRFHEPWGQLMKTGYQNSRFAHQVERFACLYTSQVSNLAMHSPDKYYRPSEDFMQHEFGILTCEPRQM, from the exons ATGATGCGAATTCCGAAGAAGCCATTCTCATTTTCTCTCTCTAACTTCTCTCCTCAACTCGTAGCACCTCTTTTATCTTCTCGCCTTTGCTTTGCCTTTGGAATTTCCGTTAGAACTTCTCGCCCCTTCGCCAACATCGCATCACCAG GAACTAACCAGTTGCATTCTCAATATTCAATGGACGAGAACCATGATGCTGGAATACATGACCCAAGATCAGTGGATATACCTGGCAATGATAGTGGAAAACAGCCACGTATATGGTCATCTTCTCCTGAACATGGATTTAAAACTGATATAGGCAAACAGATATTCTGTAACCGGTCACTGAATATGAAGAACATTGTTGCTGTTGGATTTGACATGGATTATACTCTGGCACAATACAAACCTGAAACTTTTGAATCCCTTGCTTATCAAGGCACAATTAAAAAGCTGGTTTACGATTTGGGATATCCTAGCGAG TTACTAAATTGGTCTTTTAACTGGAAGTACATGGTCAGGGGCTTGGTTCTTGACAAAAAAAGAGGAAATATCTTGAAG ATGGATCGCCACAAGTATGTGAAAGTAGCCTATCATGGATTTAGGGAGTTGTCAAAAGAAGATAAAGTTGGGACCTACGGAAATACTTTGGTACGCGATTCATTTGACGAGCCAGACTATGCTCTAATTGATACACTCTTTTCTCTTGCGGAAGCCTACTTGTTTGCTCAACTGGTTGATTTTAAGGATTGTTATCCTGGAAAGATTCGAGAGGGCGTTGA TTATGCTCGCATGTATAAAGATGTTCGAGCTGCAGTTGATTTGTGCCACCGTGATGGGACGTTGAAGCAAATGGTTGCTAAAGATCCTGGAAG GTATATCAATGAAGACAGCGCGATAGTGCCTATGCTTGAAATGCTCAGAGAATCTGGACGTGCAACATTTTTAGTGACAAATAG CTTATGGGACTATACAAACACTGTCATGAATTTCCTCTGTAGATCCAGAATGGTTGCTGGCAGTAACAATTTTAACTGGCTTCAATACTTTGATGTTGTTATCACTGGCAG TGCAAAGCCAGGATTTTTTCACGAGGAAAATCGTGCCAACCTATTTGAGGTTGTGCCTGAGACTGGAATGCTACTCAATACAGATAATGGCTCTCCTATGCCCCAG gTGGGTAACATCTCGGCAAGGTTATTCACAGAAGCAAAGAGTCATGCTTGTCAAGTTTTCCAG GGAGGCAATGTCGCTCATCTGCATAAACTGCTTTCCATTGAATCAAGTTCACAG GTTCTGTATGTGGGGGATCATATTTATGGAGACATACTGCGTAGCAAAAAGGTTCTTG GATGGAGAACAATGCTTGTAGTCCCAGAGCTTGAGAAGGAGGTTAAACTCCTCTGGGAATCAAGGGACACCCGAAAG GAGCTTCAGTTCTTGAGGAGTGAGCGTGATCGCATTGAGGATGAAGTACATTATTTGAAGTGGTCTCTCAA ATTCAAGAACCCAGATGCTGATGCCAAACAGAAGTTATCTTCAGCACTTTATAAATTGGAG CTTGAAAGAGAGAGAATGCGATTAGTCCATCAAGAAGCTCAAAGAAAATTACATCAAAGG TTTCATGAACCATGGGGACAGCTTATGAAAACTGGTTATCAGAATTCTCGCTTTGCTCATCAG GTTGAGAGATTTGCCTGCCTTTATACTAGCCAAGTATCTAACTTGGCCATGCACTCTCCAGACAAGTATTACAGACCCAGTGAAGATTTTATGCAGCATGAATTTGGCATTCTGACTTGTGAACCACGACAAATGTAA